The sequence below is a genomic window from Desulfopila inferna.
TCCGGTTTTTTGGCCGAGTCCGAATTTCTTGGCATATTCGGCAAGAATATCAACACCGACCTGTTGACCGACCTGATAGAAGTAGACGTCACAGGATTCGGCTATGGCGCGTTTTAAGTCAACTGCACCATGTCCGCTATGTTTCCAGCATCTATAGATCCTTCTGCCTAATCTATAATAGCCAGGGCAGTAGAAGGCTGTTTCGGGAGTGATGATCCCATTGTCGAGCCCAGCCAGTGCCGTTATCATCTTATAGGTGGAGCCGGGGGGATAGAGGCCCTGCACGGTTTTATTGAGAAGCGGTGTCTTGATGTTGTTGAGGTAGGCATTCCAATTTTGCTGAGATATTCCGCCAATGAATTCCTGCAGCCGAACAGGTGGAGTGGAGGCAAAAGTGAGAACCCTTCCGCTGTTCACCTCCAGCACCACCACGGCTCCCGACTTTTCTTCACCGTTCATCATTTCCTCAGCCATCTGCTGCATCTTCGCATCGATCGTAAGATGTATTTCGCTGCCGGGCAGGGGGTCTTCGCGCTTGAGCAACTGCTGCTCAAATCCTCTGGCGTTCACTTCGGAATAACTCATTCCCTTTTCTCCGCGAAGAACCTCATCACGTAGTTTTTCAAGTCCCATCTTGCCGACCTGATCTCCACCGTCATACTCTCCCCCGCTTTGTTTCTTGAGTTCCTCCTTGCTAATTGAACCAAGATAGCCGATGACATGCGCGGCAAGATCGCCGAAATGATATACCCTGCGGGGCGTCACTTCGATGCGAATACCTGAAAATTCGTGGTTATGATTTTCCAGGTAAGCCAGCGTCTGCCAGTCAATATCCTCTTGCAGACGAATGGGAATATGCAGAGGGATATTGGATGCCTCGCGTATTCGCTCCCACAGCTGGGATACATCAACATCAAGAACACCTGCCAGCTTTTTTAACAGATGTTCATCATTTTTTGAATCTTCCCGTATGAGAAGAACGTTGAACGACGGCCTGTTTGTTACCAGAGGAATACCGTTCCTATCAAGGATATGTCCCCGTGGCGCAGCAAGAGTGCTAATGCGAACCCTATTATTATATGCCTTGTTAATATACTCATCGCTGTTGGATATCTGCAGGAACCACAATCTGCAGAATATCAGCACGGCAAAACCGATTATAAGAGCCGCGGCCAATATAATCCTGGGGCGGAGCATATCGAGAGCACTGTCGTCATGCTCATTTATTTCTTCCAGCTCGGTAAAAAAGGACCTTTTATCTTTCATGTGGATTTAACGAAATTGATTGCCGCTGCGTTTACTGATTACTCGATGAATGATGCCGTTTTTATTCAGTATTTCATATAAGGAATTGAGAAGGACAAATAGGGGTATGGTGGCCAGCAGCAAAATAAAGGTATCCTGGATGATCCTGTTCCAGGACCACTCAGGCAAGGTCTCCGGCATCATCAGGGAATAGAAAAAATAGAACCCCATCTGCACTATAAAATAACTGATTCCCACAAGTGGAACCTGATACGCACCCTCCCGCAAGGGGCTGTTTTCGGTGAGCAGTTTCAGGAAGGAAAATACCAGAATGCTCTGCAGCGGATAGATGCCCGGATGGATGCCGGAGACAACATCGAGCATCCATCCAAGGATAAAGACAAAAACCATTCCCGAAATCCAGCCGAATCTGTATGCTGCAAAGGTAATGAGAATATAGAGAAAATCCGGTCGCCCCAGCCAGTCCGGAAAAAGTTGCAGGAAGGTGGTCTGAGCGACAATGACGAAAACTCCCAGCATTAAGAAAACAAAAAACAACATCAGGGTCTTACCCGCGAAAGATTATTCATTTCGGCTTCCCAGGTCAATCTCTCGGTCAGGTTGATAAAAACTGTTTCCAGGCGCTGAAAATCTACCCATGGCTCCACCTCGATTTCCTGAAACATGCCTCGCTGTTTTTTTCTGACGGCTGACACCCTGCCCAGTGGAATTCCAGATGAAAATACTCCACCAATGCCTGCTGTGATGATTTTGTCCCCCACAGCAACATCCGCCTTCTTTAAGACGTAATAAAGGGTGAAACCATGTTTTCCGGCACCCTTCAATATCCCGCGAACCCTGTTTTTCTGCACCATTGCATCAATAGCACTACTGGGAGCATTGGCCAGAAGAATTTTGGCATAATTGGGAGACACCTGAATTATCTGACCAACCACGCCCTTCTCGTTTCTTGCAACCATTCCCTCAACAATGCCGTCATTTTCTCCACGATCGACAATAATCGTCTTGAACCAGTAGGAAGGGCCTTTTCCCACCACTCGCGCGGAAATCGACGGGAAAGATTCCTTCTCTTTGAACTTCAGCTTTTCTACGAGGCCCAGATAGGTGGAATAGGCTTCGGTATACTCGTTGAGTTTTTCATTATAGTCATCAAGCATGGTGCGCAGACGCTTGTTTTCGTCGCGAACAACCCACAAAGCAATATAATCGTTCCAAATACGCTGGACTCCACTGGAAACATTTGTGAAAACGACCTGGACAGGGCCAAGGGTTTCAAGGGTAACCTGATGGAACAGACCGAATCTGCCTCCGAATGAGGCGGCAAAAAGAATTAGGCAACTGACCAGAACCAGAAGGAGAACCACCTTCGTCATTGCCAGTCCTTTAAGTCCCTTTTTGGGGGTGTTTTTATTTATCACAACCGGAATGAAATATTCTATCTCTTTTTGAAAGCTGGTCTCTTGTCCAGCTAAGCCGGATTTTTTTCAATGTCACCACGCAGTAATATGGATATTGGTTGGCCCCTCCACTAAACACCCTACCCGCTAACTTGCCTGATCAGGAGGGGCAGGACTCAGGGAGTTGCGTTCTCCCGCGCCTCCCTGGACAACCGATCGGCCGGTCAACTGATTGTCACCTCCTTGAGGATGTCGAGGTTGTCGAGTGCCTTTCCGGAACCGAGAACGACGGAGGACAAAGGGTCTTCCGTGACGATTATCGGCATACCTGTTTCTTCTCTGAGCGCCATATCTAGGTTTTTCAGCAAGGCACCGCCTCCTGTAAGGACAATTCCCTGATCAACGATATCGGCGGCCAGTTCCGGCGGAGTTACCTCCAGAGCCACTTTGACCGCATCGATAATGACATCCACCTGTTCGGCAATGGCCGACTGGATCTCATCAGCCGAAATAGTCAGTGTTTTAGGAACACCGGAGACAAGGTCACGTCCTTTGATATCCATGGTCTCGTAAGGGGGTTCAGGCAAGACATTGCCGATCGTCGTTTTGATCAGCTCGGCGGTTCTCTCTCCAATGGCAAGATTGTGTTTGCGTTTGATATACTGGAGGATAGCCTCATCCATCTTGTCCCCCGCCACCCGAACGGACTTGGCATAGACGATACCGGCCAGTGAAATGACAGCGACCTCGGTGGTTCCTCCACCGATATCAACCACCATATTGGCCGTCGGCTCGGTGATAGGAAGATTAGCGCCGATTGCTGCCGCCATTGGCTCCTCAATAAGATAGACCTCCCTGGCCCCTGCAGATTCGGCGGATTCTCTAACTGCTCTTTTTTCTACCTGCGTAATACCGGAGGGAACCGAAATCATTATCCGGGGATGGACCAGTGTCCTGCGGTTATGAACTTTATTGATGAAATACCTCAGCATAGCCTCAGTAACTTCAAAATCAGCAATTACACCGTCTTTAATCGGCCGTATTGCAGTAATATTACCTGGAGTTTTCCCCAGCATCTGCTTGGCTTCCTGCCCTACGGCCAAAACCTTGCTCCCCCTTCCGTCCTGCCGGACCGCAACAACGGAAGGCTCTCTCAAGACAATTCCCTTCCCTTTGACGTAGAGCACGGTATTGGCCGTACCCAGATCTATGGCAAGGTCATTGGAGAGCCAGCCAAATAAAAAATTAAATGGTGAATACATGCGAAATTCCCTCTTCGGAAAACACGTTTGATTGAATTTTTATATTTCTCAGCAGAGATAACGAACTCTCTTTCCTCAAAATGATCTCTGAAAATTATCGTGAAAGTCAAGAACTCCATAGCCGGAAGCTACAAGCGGACAAGAATACCAGAGCTCCCTTGTATACGCAAGAAATATGCATTTTGGGCTGGAGAAATGACCAAAATTTTATTGACACCGACCGGAAAGCCTGTTATTGATTGACTCGAATTTAGCCTATGCGTTTGTGGGGCTATAGCTCAGCTGGGAGAGCGCTTGACTGGCAGTCAAGAGGTCGTCGGTTCGATCCCGTCTAGCTCCACCAAAAATTAAAGCACTTATCTGATTTTCCGGTAAGTGCTTTTTTTGTTTTTACGTACAAGCCCCTCCCAATCTCCAGGCTTTTTTGCAAAAAATACCACCTCTCGCTTGCCTATAGTTGCGCTTGCTCTAAAGTTTCGTACAGTCCCTCTGGTGCTAATACCATTTCGGAAAACATTGGACTTATCTTTACCATTTCTTTTTATCGCCTTTCTTTTATCGCAAGTTCGCTCTTGCTTACTCAGGCAGTAACCGTATTGGTCGGATCTTGGTGAGGTAGCTGCAAGTTTACCATACCACTATAGAACAAGGGCTTAGAACAAGGACTTGGCCTAATCGCTTTTCCAAAAACAGAAAAGGTTATACTATTCCCGACCACCTCCATGGATCGGCCTGGACATACTGAAAAAAAACCAAAAATGAAAAGAACAGCGCATGAATGAGGCACATTTCCTGCCTTGCCTGCGAAAGAGTGGCAGGTTCAATTACTGACAGTTTGCCCCGCAAAGATATAGTACTTCTACTTTTTGTACCTATGTGCGGCTAACACCGAAGCCTTCCATGACGTCATTCTCCCGCAGCACGGATCCCGGGTTCCAACAAAATAATCTGCTTCTTCAATTCCCTATAAACGGCATTCTCACTCATGACGAATATCTTCTTAGTGGATGAATCTTCCCAATTTGTTGTATCAATATTCCTTTCAGTATTTCATGCATATAGTAACAGGACGTTTTTCCCAACTTACCGATCCTTAGGAATGACCCGTCCACGGCTGGTCTTTCACTGAAGTTTCACTACATTGCCCAGGGTTTCCCCTTCCCTCCCAGAATATGCATATGTAGATGAAAAACTTCCTGACCGGACTTTTCACCGTTATTAAAGATGACCCTGTAATCATCCCCGACGCCTTTCTCTCCGGCAAGTTGAGCCCCAATGCGGAACAGCTTACCGGTTAACGGATCATCGTCCTCTTTAACATCCACGGGCCTTGGAATATGTTTTTTGGGAATAACGAGAAAATGGACAGGGGCCTTGGGAGAAATATCCCAGAAGGCCAGGACGTCGTCATCTTCATACAGTTTTTTTGCTGGAATTTCGCCTGCAATGATTTTACAGAAGATACAGTCATTCATCGGTATCGCCCCCTTTGGCTAATTTATTTATCAGGAATAATGGTTCAGTATGTGCTCAGCCCCTTTGCCAGCTACTCGCTTACATCCGTCTCTAATATTTCCCTGGCGCGGGAAGTGAAGGAAATTCCCTGTTGAAACTGTGCCCCTATCATGATCGACTCAACAATGGGAGGATTAACAGGCCCATCGGAATGCCATTCAACAAGAAAATTAGCGCCCGACCCGCCTCTGTCGTCCTTTTCAGCTATGATATATCGCAGGGAATCCAGCGGCTTTAACACCACCGCTTCACCAATATACTGTTTTAACAGCTTTCCCTGAGTCTCATAATAATCTACCAACGTCAGCCTGATGGAATTTTTCGGGTCAATGTTTCTGATGCTCAGTGTCACTGTCAACAGAAAAGGTTTCTCTTTATTGCCGCTGTAGATGTGGGAATAGGCGGGTACATACAGAATCTGTCCCTTTGAAAGCCCGGAATTTTCTGCGCCATTGACAACAAGAGGGCATAGCCAGCAAATACCGAGGAGAAGACCTGCGATCTTATATGAAAATTTTTTGCCATATCTCTCTCCATTTATTTATGGGTACCGGACATTGAGCGACTACGAGCCCTCAATTTCGGCTTGGGTCTCCGATGTCTGCTCCAGAAATGCGGTTACTCCAGTGACAATATCAGCATCAAAAAGTATATATTGCAGTGGACGAAAAATACTCTGCAACAGATCCTCTTTGTCATCAAAAATCCAATTATTTTTCTCCAGTTTTCGTCGATCGCTGTCGTTTTTCATAATAGAAATTGCCAGCTCTCTTCCCCAAAAATGAATTATCGGATATCCAAAGTCGATGCCGCCATTTCCCTGCGGCGTATTCCATGAATAGTAACGCACAAATAAAAAGCTGCGCTAGGAGTGTGTCGGAGAATTGCAATTTTTCCTCAGATTAAGGCGTTTTTAGGAAATCAAGCACAGCCATATACTTAATATTGCGAGCATTGGAAGGCGCCATGGCTCAACATTATCGCTGAACACCTCTTTTTCCCTGAAGTTTTTAAGCAAAATATCATACCCAACATCCTACCCAATGATGTAGACATTAATAGATTTTTGGTTCGCCGGAAGAAAGTGTCTGGGTCAGCACTCTCGACAAAGAGTGTAGCTGATAGGGCTTGCTGACAATGTTGCAAAAACCAAATGATGAATAATTGTCCAAAATGGGATCACTTGAGTAGCCGCTGGAAACGATAACCTTAGCCTCAGAATCAATGGTAAGAACTTTTTTTACAGTCTCTTCTCCGCCCATACCTCCCGGAATGGTTAAATCCATGATAACCGCGTCGAAGCGCTCGTCTTCTTCGAGATGCTTACCGTACAAGTCAAGAGCTTCCCTTCCGTCTCGGGCCTCGACGGTTTTGAAACCCAGGTGGGCCAGCATCCGGCACACTACATTGCGGATCATCTCTTCATCATCCATGACCAGGATGAGTCCTCTGCCGTGACTCACAATCTCTTCCGGCACTGCAGCAGCCGTACTCTCTAAACTATCCAGCGCGGGTAAATAAATATCGAACGTGCTGCCGGTTCCAGGCGAGGAGTCAACCGTTATGGCCCCGCCGTGTTTGGAAATGATGGAATGAACGATTGCCAGGCCGAGTCCGCTGCCCTTATGGCTGTCCTTTTCCTTGGTGGAAAAATAGGGATCGAAGATCCGTCCCAGGATATCCTGCGGGATGCCGATACCGCTGTCCGTTACGGAGACCCTGACATACCGGCCACCTCTCAGGGCCAGATTTTCTCCAGGAGTGACATTGATATTAGCACAATTAATTGTGATGTAACCACCCTCGGGCATAGACTGATCGGCGTTGAGGACAAGATTCTGGATAACCTGATTGATTTGGGTCTTATCCATGTTGACCGGCCACAGCCCCCTGCTGAAATTGAAATTACATTTTACATTGCTTCCGGAGAGTACAAAAGACGCCGACTCCTCCAGGAGCTGCGGCAGTGGCTCAGCGGATTTTACCGGATCTCCACCGCTGGCAAAAGTAAGCAGCTTTACAGTGAGATCTTTCGCTCGGTTCGAGGCCTTCTGGGCGGAAACAAGGAGTTCATCCGCTCGGCTGTCTTTGCCGATAAAACGCCGGGCCAGTGAGATGTTGCCGATGATGGCGAGCAAGAGATTATTGAAATCATGGGCTATTCCACCGGCCAGAACACCAATGGACTCCAGTTTCTTCACTTTGAGCAGCTCTTCTTCCATCTTCAGACGTATGGAGACATCCTCCAAACTCCAGATAACGCCCTCGACTCCACCTTCAACAACTACGGTCCTTCCCCGCCAGTAGCACGTTATCAGCCTGCCATCCTTTGTTTGAAGCTCGGAATAAGACTGGCAGAAACCTTGCTTGCGGAGAATCGGATAATAGGTTTCGCCAAGAGTGAGAAATATTTCTCTGGAAGGATAGAGCCTTTCAGTGGTGCAGCCGATCAACTCTTCATGTCCGTACCCGGTGATACGTGTAATTTCAGGATTGACCCGTTGAATTCTGCGATCAAAGCCGACAAAGAGTATGCCCACCGGAGAGTTGTCGAGCAGGGCCTGCAGTTCCGCTCCGACCACTCGCAGATCCTGGTTCATTTTTTCCGCTTCAGTCTTAGCGAGGTAGAGATCAGCTGTACGTTCCATCACCTTTTGCTCCAAGGTGTCAAAACTGATTTTCAGCTGATTTGCCATAAAGTTGTAAGCTGCAGCAAGCCGGGCAAACTCATTATTGCCTTCAATCTCTATACTGCTCTCCAGATTTCCTCCGGCGATCTGCTTGGCATGGCTCTCAAGCCGCATCAGCGGTTCAAATACATAGCGTCTGGTTATAAGGACGGATGTCATTAGAATGGCAAAACACAACACCAGGACCAGCGCTAAAACGGTCAGGCCGGTGGCGAGCACCCCCCGTGTCATTTGAGCGCGTGAGATGGCCACTTCAAAAAGACCGACATTTTCGCCCATCCGTGTAACCGCCACGGATTTGACGGTGTATTTTTCTGAATCCCGGAACAAAGAAAAATCGAGGGCCTCATATTGCGGTTGAGCCTTGGCTGCCGCCAGAATATTATCGGTAATTATTCGTGCCGAAACAATGGCATCATTTACCAGGATAGCTTCAAGGATATCCTCCATTGAACCACGATCCATCTGCCAGACAGCAGTAGGCAGACTAGTTTCTGCAAGTTCCAGGGTATTGGCGAGCTGCCTGTTGAGATCTCTCTGGATTTTGTAATAATTATAGACTGCTCCTCCAAGCAAAAAGAAAAGCATAATTATAAGGACAACTACGGAAAGGGTGACACTGAAACGACGACTGAGGCTACTCCCCGTTGCCGATTGATGGTATTTTAAATATGAGTTCATTAAACGACCTATTGCCACTTCCTGCCAATTGCCTCAAGGCCACCCCGCTGCTCGACCAGTCGATGACCACGATCAAAATCATTGATTATCTCCAGGGTCTCAGGATTATTCTTCTTTCCCAGCAGATACTCCTCAACTATGTCGAAGTGTCCTAATTTTTTATACTTCTCCGTTACACCATGAGTTTCCAACACATAATCATAGTTTGTTTCATAGCCGACTACGGCATCCAGTCGTTTTTTCTCCAGAACCTGGAAACTCTGAAAAACAGTATCCATGAACTCCTTGTTGATCTTCTTGTTGCTCTCCCATTTTTTGCCATAGGCCCATCCCCTCACAGCGCCGACATTCAGACCATTAAGGGAGTCGAGGCCGCTCCACACTATTTTGGAATCCGCCGTCGCATAGACAACCATGTTGATACTGTCAACATACTCCTTTGAGTAACTGAAGTTTCTCTCCCGTTCTTCCGTTCTGTTGGCGGGGAAAACGGCATCAACCCTATCGCTTTTCAAGTAATGTATAGCCCTGGCCCATGGGAGAACGTACAACTCGATGGTATACCCGAGCTCATGAAAACTCTCACGAACGACATCCCAGCTATAGCCCTGAAGTTGTACTGAATCTTTTCCCGGCGGTACCATCTCCTTATTGAGCGGCAGGGAGTTTGGCTTATTGAAGCAGAAAGGAGGAAAATCAGTCAGGGTGGCCAGGGTCACCACTTTTTCCCGGGCAGAGAGGCTTACTGGGGAAAAGAGGAGCACAACCACTACCAGGGCTTTCATTGTGAATCTTGAGAGGCAGCAATTCATTGCAATGGATTATTATTCTGCAAGAGCAGATTCTTCCGGGATGATCCGACGACAGTGAAACAGGACCATCAATTTATACGTTGAATGGTTCAGAAAAGCAATATGCCCCGCATCTCTTTACCGTATTTTTGATAAATTCTTTAACATACAAAGAAGGAAAAGTGACGGTCCGCCCACGCAGACACTCCGATTGCCTTGCCCACCTGAGCCTTCTGCAACGCTGGGGACAGGGTATTTTACGAGTCCACCATGTTAACTTCCCAGCAATTTGACGGTAAGGGAGATT
It includes:
- the mrdA gene encoding penicillin-binding protein 2 — encoded protein: MKDKRSFFTELEEINEHDDSALDMLRPRIILAAALIIGFAVLIFCRLWFLQISNSDEYINKAYNNRVRISTLAAPRGHILDRNGIPLVTNRPSFNVLLIREDSKNDEHLLKKLAGVLDVDVSQLWERIREASNIPLHIPIRLQEDIDWQTLAYLENHNHEFSGIRIEVTPRRVYHFGDLAAHVIGYLGSISKEELKKQSGGEYDGGDQVGKMGLEKLRDEVLRGEKGMSYSEVNARGFEQQLLKREDPLPGSEIHLTIDAKMQQMAEEMMNGEEKSGAVVVLEVNSGRVLTFASTPPVRLQEFIGGISQQNWNAYLNNIKTPLLNKTVQGLYPPGSTYKMITALAGLDNGIITPETAFYCPGYYRLGRRIYRCWKHSGHGAVDLKRAIAESCDVYFYQVGQQVGVDILAEYAKKFGLGQKTGMEIENEQDGLIPTRKWKRQRYNEKWHEGETLSIAIGQGFNLVTPLQMAVMTSMIANGGKNYRPQMVEKIIGPDGNIVEEIKPELIYELTGLEESLALIREGMVEVVHGKRGTARIARVEGLTIGGKTGTAQVVKIAVYKNMKEEDIPYKFRDHAWFTCFAPAENPEIAVTVLVEHGLHGSSGAAPIARAVLKTYFEDRLTREGQEKEK
- a CDS encoding rod shape-determining protein, yielding MYSPFNFLFGWLSNDLAIDLGTANTVLYVKGKGIVLREPSVVAVRQDGRGSKVLAVGQEAKQMLGKTPGNITAIRPIKDGVIADFEVTEAMLRYFINKVHNRRTLVHPRIMISVPSGITQVEKRAVRESAESAGAREVYLIEEPMAAAIGANLPITEPTANMVVDIGGGTTEVAVISLAGIVYAKSVRVAGDKMDEAILQYIKRKHNLAIGERTAELIKTTIGNVLPEPPYETMDIKGRDLVSGVPKTLTISADEIQSAIAEQVDVIIDAVKVALEVTPPELAADIVDQGIVLTGGGALLKNLDMALREETGMPIIVTEDPLSSVVLGSGKALDNLDILKEVTIS
- a CDS encoding DUF3124 domain-containing protein, which encodes MNGERYGKKFSYKIAGLLLGICWLCPLVVNGAENSGLSKGQILYVPAYSHIYSGNKEKPFLLTVTLSIRNIDPKNSIRLTLVDYYETQGKLLKQYIGEAVVLKPLDSLRYIIAEKDDRGGSGANFLVEWHSDGPVNPPIVESIMIGAQFQQGISFTSRAREILETDVSE
- a CDS encoding histidine triad nucleotide-binding protein, whose amino-acid sequence is MNDCIFCKIIAGEIPAKKLYEDDDVLAFWDISPKAPVHFLVIPKKHIPRPVDVKEDDDPLTGKLFRIGAQLAGEKGVGDDYRVIFNNGEKSGQEVFHLHMHILGGKGKPWAM
- a CDS encoding substrate-binding periplasmic protein codes for the protein MKALVVVVLLFSPVSLSAREKVVTLATLTDFPPFCFNKPNSLPLNKEMVPPGKDSVQLQGYSWDVVRESFHELGYTIELYVLPWARAIHYLKSDRVDAVFPANRTEERERNFSYSKEYVDSINMVVYATADSKIVWSGLDSLNGLNVGAVRGWAYGKKWESNKKINKEFMDTVFQSFQVLEKKRLDAVVGYETNYDYVLETHGVTEKYKKLGHFDIVEEYLLGKKNNPETLEIINDFDRGHRLVEQRGGLEAIGRKWQ
- the mreC gene encoding rod shape-determining protein MreC, whose product is MTKVVLLLVLVSCLILFAASFGGRFGLFHQVTLETLGPVQVVFTNVSSGVQRIWNDYIALWVVRDENKRLRTMLDDYNEKLNEYTEAYSTYLGLVEKLKFKEKESFPSISARVVGKGPSYWFKTIIVDRGENDGIVEGMVARNEKGVVGQIIQVSPNYAKILLANAPSSAIDAMVQKNRVRGILKGAGKHGFTLYYVLKKADVAVGDKIITAGIGGVFSSGIPLGRVSAVRKKQRGMFQEIEVEPWVDFQRLETVFINLTERLTWEAEMNNLSRVRP
- a CDS encoding hybrid sensor histidine kinase/response regulator; its protein translation is MNSYLKYHQSATGSSLSRRFSVTLSVVVLIIMLFFLLGGAVYNYYKIQRDLNRQLANTLELAETSLPTAVWQMDRGSMEDILEAILVNDAIVSARIITDNILAAAKAQPQYEALDFSLFRDSEKYTVKSVAVTRMGENVGLFEVAISRAQMTRGVLATGLTVLALVLVLCFAILMTSVLITRRYVFEPLMRLESHAKQIAGGNLESSIEIEGNNEFARLAAAYNFMANQLKISFDTLEQKVMERTADLYLAKTEAEKMNQDLRVVGAELQALLDNSPVGILFVGFDRRIQRVNPEITRITGYGHEELIGCTTERLYPSREIFLTLGETYYPILRKQGFCQSYSELQTKDGRLITCYWRGRTVVVEGGVEGVIWSLEDVSIRLKMEEELLKVKKLESIGVLAGGIAHDFNNLLLAIIGNISLARRFIGKDSRADELLVSAQKASNRAKDLTVKLLTFASGGDPVKSAEPLPQLLEESASFVLSGSNVKCNFNFSRGLWPVNMDKTQINQVIQNLVLNADQSMPEGGYITINCANINVTPGENLALRGGRYVRVSVTDSGIGIPQDILGRIFDPYFSTKEKDSHKGSGLGLAIVHSIISKHGGAITVDSSPGTGSTFDIYLPALDSLESTAAAVPEEIVSHGRGLILVMDDEEMIRNVVCRMLAHLGFKTVEARDGREALDLYGKHLEEDERFDAVIMDLTIPGGMGGEETVKKVLTIDSEAKVIVSSGYSSDPILDNYSSFGFCNIVSKPYQLHSLSRVLTQTLSSGEPKIY